The genome window TTCTCTCACACAGCAAGAAGACCAACTCATGGGAACTACCGTCATGTAGTTTTCATAATGGGTATTTCCTTAGCATGTCCTCAACCAAGGCATGCTGTTACTCCCCGCGAGTCCCtcgaattattataaatagaggCAAGTAGTCATAGaggtctccttcttttcccagCAACACGCCTCAATCTACTATCGCCTAGGAATTAGCAAGCAACAAACCTCGAAAAACTCAAAATTTCTACAAAAAGCCGTAGTAGCGCCTTCACTTACAAAATGGCGTCAAGTCATTCTGCGGTGAACCCAGGAGTTACTGGACCAAGTCTCTCCGACTTTCCCGAAAACATTCGGAACAAGATCACTCTGCTTGATATTCCTGCCGTGGAAGTGCATGCTCTCATCGAAAAGGAATGTCCTCAAATGCTACAGAAAATTGCACCATATGGAGCCAATTGGATGAGACATGTCATGTacaacaccatccccaaGGAGATCCGAGTCTACGCGTATGTCCACTGTGACATGGTCCAACCAGACTGGTACAAGAGTTATGGCCTCACGGCTCTCCTATTCCGTTACAACACCCACAAAGTTGAGTTGGAGCAGGAAGTATCTGAGGAGCAGGCCCGCAGCATGTTGTGGTTCTATGCCCTCGTCCAATTTTATGCCAAAAGTTTGACTGAAAACACAATTGAGCGACAAACAGGAAAACATGGTAGGCCCACGTCGAGGACCGCTTCTAGGACTGAGTTGCTACGAGTCGAACGTGCCCTCTACATACATGATATTCTATTGCAGGCGATGACCACCATACCCCGCCACACTATGACTCGCAAGGAAGCCAATGCTCCTTGGAAGAGCTTCCTAGAGAATTTCACTGGCTGGATGCTATATCAGGTGATAACTGTGAATAAGATTCTCcacaatgatgatgcagcGAGGTGCATTGCCGATAATGTGGAGCTGGAAAGCTCTCTCCGCTCTTTCTCTGAGAAAGAAGGTTGCAACTATCTGTTGGAAGGAGGATTGGCGTTCAAGCGCACATTGGACCAAAAATGGCATCATGGAGgactggatgatgaagaaaaatTTCGCTTCAAGTGCTGGAGGGCTGGTGGCGAGAGAATACTTAACGCCATTTGGGGAAAGCTAGAAAACAGCGATCCCAAGTTCAATAAGCAGAAATTTTCTCCAAATACTGACCCAATGCTCAAAAGGATGTATGATCCGTTTGTATTCATCGAGGAGGATAATGGCCCACACCGTCTCTGGTACGAGATCGCGGAGGAACAGCCTGCTAATCCAGATCAAGAGATGAGCCTCTTCTTCACCGGTTCTGGCCACCCACAATACATGCTCTTTATGTGGGATGAAGACCGGCTGCGGGACATGGGCTACCTCTCGGGTGACGACAGTTCTTGAGAACAGAGTGACCGTGCTTGCATCCTTACCCACGGTTTGAGATGACCTGGGAGCTTGGTATCAATAgtcattcctttttttacttGCTTACTGCCAGAAAATAAGCTCTCATAAAATCCAACATAGTTTTGCTTCATTGAATAAACTATGACTCCATTTCCTGTAGACCGCCTTTCTTGCTTTCCACTAACCAATGTAGAAGACAATTATATACCACACTAACTGTAGATCCTGTGCTCATAGCTCCAACCTTCAGTACCTATCAGTATCAATCCCGAATAAGACCAACCCAACACAAACATAAACCAACCAGGAGGAGCCTGCTATGCCAGACAACCTCCACTGACAGCACAACCACACGCTGAAATTTGGGGTGCATAATGCACAGATTGCAGGCTGCATGCATTGCATATGTGTGTCACTTGGTGGATGTACCACAGCAACAAGAATATGTGTGACCCCACATTATTGTGAAGGTGGTACACGATTGATTAGTGTGTGCATATGTGCATAGGCAAGCTTAATGCATTGAGTTACCTAGTattgaaaaagaaatagtTAATTCGTTAGTTAGCTAGGACCAGTAGTAATCCGTGACATCCAATAAGCAGATTGCTGGATTTGCATGGCAGTGGATGATGTTTGCTTTTGACAGGTGTGGACTATCGAACTTTAGTAGATTAGAGTTGGGGTTGGGCTGATTATCTACTATGGTTTCTTTCtggtttggggagggtgggtattgcttttctcttatattttctttttctcttctctctctctctctctctgaaACTGTGTTGTTACTTACTAGGGATTTGAAGGTAGGAGGTCGGGATCTGAATCATACTTTCTTACTACTCGCTTATATTGCCgaatatatagatatatgaGTTCATCTACATCTACTATGTAGTAATTAATGTGGAGAAAATGAAGCTACTAATGACAATGACAAAGATCATGATGACGCTGACGAGAAGTGGTCACTGCTGATTACTACTGTAGGATCTGTGCGAGGTTAACTTGGATCATGTCGATCGTTTTCCATCGTTTGCTCCTGTCGCAGGATCCATGTTAATATCGGGAGATCATTAACAATTAACATAAGATGAGGGATTTTTGGGGATTGATATGCTATCTAGATACGGTAGTAGTCAATCCTGGGGCGGGAACTTAGTATGTTATGTTTCAATTTCACGGTTCGCTTCACGAGTCATGCAGGATTGATATTTTGTGTTATGTAGATTACTCTGGTattccgtcttcttcttttctttcggtTATTGATTGTAGATAATTTACCATCATTTTATTATAAcatcttatttttcttactgTAGTTCTTCTGCCAAGCCCGGCAGTATGCACCGTGAGGCTTTAGAATGAAGAACCCCGGTCGatctacatacatacattgaCCCTGATTACCAAGAATTTAAGCCACAAGGGTATTCACGGTTATTGACTGCTATTCTATTGTTTGAAGATATTCAGGCCAAGAATAAGAGACAATTAGATACAATGCAGTGGCAATATCCACCATGGGTGCTTGGTATGCATCCAAACTTGGCAGATAGCCGATCCCTGATAAGGAGGGAGTAAGAATCTCTACTACGTATGGAACCCCCCGCTCACGAGGGCGCGCGGCCAGTCACCCAGTCATCGACTCTGATCGTATCTCAAATGTCTCGCATCGCAATGCTGCATCGTCAGAGGCTTGCATTATCACTCATCAATTCCACATAATTACCCGACTCCAAATTCCTAGACATGCTTTAGATCCTGTACTACGCGAGAATTGCAAATCTGCAGGCTAGATTTATCAAACAACTGTGGGAAAATTACTATGACTACAGCAGTACAGTTagtaaaagaagaagggatcAAATCAAGCATGTCGCTTAAAcattatattaaaatgaCTAACCAAATGATTCAGACCCCTCATCAGGAAAAAGCCAATAAAACCACATCATCTCGACACATGAGATTTCGATTTCAAATTTTCCATTCTACGCGAAgcaaacaatcaatcaatccatcgtGTCAGGCGGGCCTAATGTACGTACTAAAAATGAAAAGCCACCAATGCTGCAGGTACCACACATGCAACTCCCGTCCAATccatggatgggatggatgactCGAATCGCGCAAATCTGAAACTTGGTCCTTTTTAAGATTCAGTCATTACTCCGCCCCCGGCAACTTCGTCTCACCAAACTTATCCCGGCAGTAGTAGTGATTAGTGAACCGGTGGTACCaaactctctctttctctcactTTTCCCCATcaagtgtgtgtgtgtgtgtgtgtgtgtgtgtgtgtgtgtgtgtgtgtgtggtgtgtgtggcTAAAGTTAGATTGGAACTGGGCGCCCTGCAGGTAAACGAACTACGGAGTCAGTCAtgctccccctctctcctcccctcctccagaaTTTTGTGCTGCCCTGCCTGCCATCATGTCCTCCCATGACAGGATGATTGACCTATGGGTCGTAACTCAAAAAAGCGATGTCATGCATGTGTAAATCGAGACTTGCTTAAGATTTTGtgcatttctttctttttcttttttctctatttcattattttttttcttttcattcctCCACTTTCTCTCCGCACAGTTGCGTGTGCAGTAGCAAGTAGTTCAGACTAGTGCCGCGTCGCGTTGtcgagtacggagtagtatcccctcttttttttctcttcctctcctcttcttacTTTGTTACTGTGCCAAACCCCCGACCCGACCGAGAggagtgggtgtgggtgtggtggcaACAGACTAGATACGGACTACGGGGACTCAGGTACCCGTGGACGGAGAAGCACTGGGCCAGGGGTAAGaaaagacagacagacagacaaagCGAGCCAGCGGACGGATGGGGAAAAGGGACTGAACTAAACTACAAAAGTATCTACAGCACTAATCAACAACTACTCAGGTCATGCGAAATTAAACATTTCCTTGCAAAATCTTGGAATGTGCCATGCGATGGGCTGATGCActaaaaagaagattaagATATCATCTTAAGTTTCGAATTATCTATAactatttttcttttactctGTAAAAAATGGCCTGGTTGTTCCTATTATACTACTGTTGCAAATGATGCTAGTCTCTCTTCTACTTGGTATTTCTATCTAGTTTGGTTTAGTGCCGCTATTTCTTTACTTGCTTAGCTCGGAACCTAACCTACGCGCTACTAAACATCTATCTGCACCCCCCGGTTACGGTACGTGCAAGCCGTGGGCTCCGCTGGATTTTTCCCCTTGCGTCTTCTTGCATGGGCGACCATCCGACGGTCAAGAAGCGGCGGCAGACGATCATCCGGATATCATTATTTGGGGGGACGATCCGGATGATTGATTTAATTGATTAATGGATACTACTGTGATTTTACTGGTTTAATGGTATAATCGGAATTATTTGTTGGTTGTTTGGATAACGaagtaataatttttttttctctcataACAggaatggggatgaggatgatgttaAGGGCGTTCGAAGGTTTGAAGGAGAGGActtggagaggaaggaggggaagaaatagTACCCAAAGCGGTAAATGGAATTGGACGAAcgctaatttattttattatctctcCGTCCATGGGTATAGGCCAGCTATTATATCCAAAACATCTGACCTGGAGAATGTCTCTAAATTCTTTGTCTTGGATTGACAGTCATGACGCATTGATTAATTCAACctcgtctgtctgtcttgcctatctctctctctctgtctggctgtcagtcagtcagtcagctgGAAGCGGGATGGATTGACCAGTCCTTAAAAATCAGGAGGtgtgtgctggtggtggttgtggtgatggtgggtgggtaaTTAATCCCTGAGGGGAGGAACAGACCGACAGACCGACACACCAAGACCGTAGGGACCAATTTCAGGAACAGGAATTGTTCACTGGGTCTCTGGGGCTGTCTGAGTGGAGAGAGGGCCTTCATGTAATCCGTTCAACCGTTGGGCCACCCTGTGCTCcgttcccttttttttcctttcctttccccccctcctcctccccctctcatGCAATACTTAGTCAGTGCTAGTTAGTTCCTCACTCATTGACACACTCGCTGTAAGAAGAAACAGGGCaagagaaaataaaaaagaaacaaaaaagatTAATACAAATGATGATACATACAAGTAGGAGAATTTGTCAGTCTTAAGAAACACGTTTATTAAACTgactttataaaaaaaaaaaagaaaaccactcCCCAGCAGAGCAAACCCTCAGCATGATATTGATGCAGGTGTAGACTAGATGCAGGTCCACACCAGCCATACTCAAGGTCAAACTGCCCTGACGAAATTTGAATCCTCGCGCAACTAAAAgtatttacttttatttagtGGCAGTGGTACCTGCTTGGCTCTCCATCCCGTCCGCTGCAAGTCACGGAAACCAACTCCACCCTTAACCAACCGTAAACGCCGTCGTGAGGGTTCGAGCGGATTTATTTCTCCCCTCCTTTAAGTCCACTCGCGAACCATCCTgtgcctttttttcccctccctctcttgtTTCTCCTGGATCTCTGGTGCACTGGCTCAATCAATACccattcttcttattcttctacCCTTAATGATcattatttacttttattattattattgatttttccctcttcaatACTTCCAACCCTCCAGTTGTACCCTCTTTGTtcttgtcgtcgtcgtcatccccCTTCACCACATTGTCAACTTTCCACTCTGATATCCTGCCGCATTCTACaaagttgattgattgggatcgcttcttattatttttattaacttttttttttctattcaCCGcacttcttctctcccttaTTACTTCTTATTTCTCTTACTCGAtcaccctctctcccttctcaaTTCACTGTCATTCCGATCCCTTCCCCCTGTTGGTTAGTAGGTTGCCCTGATTGATTTTCCTCTGCATCCGACCGGCATCTTTCCTcctgcctccctccctcccctctctccagtctctctctttccacACTCTCTCCATCAATCATTAAATTaatcctctccatccttgcCTTGcgcctccttccttcttcggcAGTGAGaaatctcctcttccataccACACAACCCATCCTTCTCTCTTTGATTTTCTCTGCAACTCCTCCGTCCCTCTCCGATTCGGAATTATTCCCACCGCCTATCTTTTGCTGCTCTCCAAGTTAACCCTTATAACCGCCGGGCAGTATCTGAGACGCCTCCTGTTGATCGCATCCATCGCGCTCCGCTACACGTTAATCCTCCATTCCGATCGCCCTTTACTTTTTCTCCATCCTATTTTTACTCCTTCTCTTACGCGACTAGCGGCGTCCACGTCTCGAGGTTGCCAACACCGTTAAACTCACCAACCGTGCACAGAGCTCGCTCCGATCGCTCATTCGCCTCTACAGCTACAGCCTTTCCACACGTCCGATAAGGGGGGTTTGAAACACCTGCGTTGCGTCGCTGCACTCGCTTGTCTTGTTCCAAATGATCAGTGGTTTTTAAAGACACAAACCCTGCGACCACAGCTCGTGAATTGTCATAATCGCGATATTGAAGGTGTCGAGTATCGGTGTGGTTGATTGTTCGCCCGCATATATCGCGCCTGAACACCCAATCGTGTGCTGCTCGATTCCAGCACACCTCTATACGCTCCTTTCTTGCACATAATGTCCGTTGCTACGATGCTACAACCCGCTTCAAGAGCCTCgacttcatcgtcttcttcctttcagCCTGTCACACGCCAAAACACCATGTCTTCCCACGATACGCGGTCCCTCCGCCAGTCGAAGCGGCTGTCAGTCACTGCGCTGTACATGTCCATGAATGCTAAGGACAGGGATTTGGATATATCAGACGACCTGGCGAGAGGTTAGTCACTGGACTTGGGTGTGATTACTTTCAACTTGGACACGCTTGCTGACAATTTATGCGACAGCTCAAATATATCTGCGCGAACTGAAGGCGAAGATTTCAACGCAATCGAAGAAGAACTTCGTCCTGGAAAAAGATGTGCGGTATTTGGATTCACGGATTGCCCTGCTGATCCAAAACCGTATGGCTCTGGAAGAAGTAAGAATTGATCCGTCTGTCTTGCATGGGTAGTTCCTGACAGTACCAGCAAAACGAAGTTGCCAGCCACCTCGACGATGCTATAGATCCCCAGGAGGGATTCTTTCCTAACGATGAGCGAACACAGAAGTACGgcaatcttctcttccttctccagtcCGAACCCCGTCACATCGCCCACCTGTGCCGCCTAGTCTCCATGTCCGAGATCGACTCCCTCCTGCAAACTGTAATGTTTACTATTTACGGAAATCAGTATGAGAGTCGTGAAGAACATCTGCTACTTACCATGTTTCAGTCTGTCCTCACCTATCAGTTCGATAACACTCCGGAGTACTCGTCACTCTTGCGCCAGAACACCCCTGTTTCCCGCATGATGACCACCTACACCCGGCGCGGTCCTGGTCAGAGTTACCTGAAACAAGTCCTTGCCAACCAGATCAATGCCCTGATCGAGCTGCGCGACGTCGACTTGGAGATCAACCCGCTCAAAGTGTATGAAACCATGGTGAAACAgatcgaagaagagcaaggctCGTTGCCAGAAAGTCTTCAGAGATCTGTTACGGCGGAAGATGCAGCGGCAAATGCGCAGGTGCAGGCCATTATCGAACCGCGATTGAAGATGCTCACCGACTATGCCAACCGATTCTTGAACATAATTATCGAGTCCGTGGAAGAGACACCGTACGGTATTCGATGGATATGCAAGCAGATCAGAAGCTTGTCTCGACGCAAGTACCCGGACGCTCAAGATCAGACCATCTGTACCTTGATCGGAggatttttcttccttcgcttCATCAACCCCGCTATTGTCACGCCCCGATCGTATATGCTGATTGAATCGACGCCCACGGAGAAACCCCGGCGGACGTTAACTCTGATCGCGAAGATGCTTCAGAATTTGGCCAACAAACCTTCGTATGCCAAGGAGCCGTACATGGCGAAACTTCAGCCTTTTATCCAGCAGAACAAGGAACGTGTGAACAAGTTCATGCTCGATCTGTGTGATGTGCAAGATTTCTACGAGAGCTTGGAGATGGACAACTACGTCGCGCTCTCGAAGCGAGACCTTGAGTTGCAGATTACCCTCAACGAGATGTACGCCACACACGCCCTGCTGGAGAAGCACAGCTTGGCTTTGGCCCAGGACCAGCACTCCCATCTCAATGAAATCCTGCAGGAGCTTGGTTCTGCGCCACCACAGGTCCCCCGGAAGGAAAACAGGACCATCACCGTGCCCTTGTTTAGCCGCTGGGAGACGTCTCTTGATGATCTGACCGCGGCTTTGGATATCACCCAAGAGGAAGTCTTCTTCATGGAGGCCAAATCCACCTTTGTCCAGATTTTGCGGTCTCTCCCTCCGAAACACCCGGCAATGCGTCGTCCGCTACGGCTATATCTCATTGCGGAGAGTGCTGCAACCCTCAAGAACGATGCGGTGATGGTCCGGAAAGGAATCCGCACTATAGAACTGCTCGATCAATTGATGAAGTTGGGCGTCATCGAACGTGCCGATGACTTCAGTCTCCTGCGTGACGAGGTTGAACAGGAATTGGCGTACCTGGGCGGCTTGAAGGAGAATGTCTTGAAGGAGACGAAGAAACTGGAAGAAGTCTTTGCCACCATACGCGACCACAATGCATACTTGGTGGGTCAGCTGGAAACGTACAAGTCGTATCTTCACAACGTCCGCAGTCAGTCCGAGGGCAAGCAGCGGAAACAGCAGAAGCACCAGGAACTCGGGCCGTACAAATTTACACACCAGCagcttgagaaggaaggtgtCATTCGCAAGAGTAACGTGCCCGAGAACCGCCGAGCCAACATCTATTTTATGTTCAAGAGTCCTTTGCCAGGCACTTTTGTCATCAGCCTGCATTACAAAGGTACGCCGTGGATCTGACTCTTTTCATTCTCATGTTAGCTAACAAACTATGCCAGGCCGTGCTCGTGGTCTTCTGGAGCTGGATCTCAAGCTCGATGATCTGCTCGAAATGCAAAAGGACAACCAGGAGGACTTGGATCTGGAGTACGTCCAGTTCAATGTCTCGAAGGTGCTTCTACTTTTGAACAAACGATTTGCACGAAAGAAAGGGTGGTAGAGAGACCGCACCTATGGCCTCTCTTTTACACTCTATCACGACGTCTATGAAACGGAGCGGATAGTCACCGGCAAGCCTCAAGACAGGCCAGCCTTTGGTCTTGGCTACTATGCCGCCAATTTTATGAACGACAATTGGCCTTGGCAATACGCTAACATGTCCCGAAGGCCGTGGCCGTGTTATCTGTTTGGATCGTCTATTCTACGTTATGACCTGGGGACGGACGATTGATTTGTACACTTTACCATGCGGCTTCCCACCCAGACGTGGTGCGGGTCGACCATGGATGCATAAGATGAGTTGcgttttgtttttgttttcgtTTTGCCGATTTTGTTAAGATAAGGCTCCTATGCGGGGCAGTAATGTGGTGGGGCGACCAGCTCTGTTAATCCCAAGCGTGTGGTCCTGGACTCTTCCCTCGCTGGCTCGGGGGTGAGTGGTCATGAGCAGGGGTTTTCTGAGCCGTGTTGCTTTTCGTTTTGTCCTTGCGACGGCTATACCCCGTTGAATGATATTGCGCTTGAGTGTCTTTTATTGGGTCAGTGCGGTTTGATGAGATTGGTGCGCTGTGTTGCTTCAGCGGCTCTGGTAAGGCCGGCCGTCATGTTACCCTGTGTTTATATGTATCAGTATGCCTTGGATTTAGCGTTGTGAATTCCCCGGaatcatatattatatgGCTTTTAATGAGGATGATGCTCTGAGGTGTCTAGGCCACGAGCAGTCTGCAACACCGGACATTGTTTAAATTATGAGATTCTTTCGACTGTAATATGATCGACCTGAGCTGTTCAAGTTGGTCGATGTAAATAACTGATCGTCGGGGGTATCTGGCCAGCAATTTCCGCCGAGTGATATTCGGCCAAGTTGCCCAGACACCCGCCAGCATTGGTCCAGACACCTACGTCACTGCCGCCGGGGCGCAGAATGGCAACGGCGCGACCGCCCTGAAACGAAAGGGCGCATTGGCGAAGGAGAGGCTTAGGTGGTCGCCAACCAGGGGTTGCGAAGGGTCTCAGTGAGAATGATGATCAGGAAGCAGGATGCGTCCTAATCAACAAGTAAATTGGATCGATAATGAAACAGGTGCAGCCACGCATGACGCCTCAAGAGTACTCcgtaaagaagaagaagaagtagtagaagaaggggggaatcGAAGGTCGACCGCTTTACGCGCCACCCTTCGGTTTTTCAGGCACGCAATTCAGGCCGACTACTGCCACTTGACAGGCCAGACAAGTAGGCAGTGAGTAGGTAGTAGTGAGTGGTCAACTCCAGCAGTAGTAAGGAAGTTGCAGTGAGTTCGACTTGGTTTGGATTCCCGTCTGAGTTTGGCTGTTTCCGTCCGCCgtctcatttctttttcgccttctggctttttttttttgcctctttctctctctccgcctCTAGGTTAATTTCCAGTTTAGTTGTTCAATATTCTAGGCAgttgttcctcctcctcttctccttccccttaaACGCTGCTATCTGCGACATCCCGCTTAATTGTCCCTCCCcactcccctctctcctcctctctcttccccccctgcACCGCCCGATTTCTCCTCTTgcctcctactcctcctccctttTGACCATCAACTCATCCCGCCTTCGGGTCTATAACTTTCTCTTAaatctcccctcctcttcctttcccccaaccctccttcatccaccatcatcttcacaatGGCGGCTCCGTCCAAGTACGATGACTATGACTTCCCGACCACTGCGCCGGAAGACCAACCCGGCCACCCTGGCCACACCACCCCCGAGCAGGATGCGAAGGTAGAGCAGCTCCGGGCCGAGCTGGAACAGCTTGGCTACACCGAGAGGCTGGATACTCTGACGCTGTTGCGTTTCCTGAGAGCCCGGAAGTTTGATGTCGCTGCTGCCAAGACCATGTACGTTTTTGCTCCCTGATTATGATGTGACGACTAGCGTCTGTTGCTGGAGCCTACGCGTAAGCGGGTGCTACTGGGAAGATGGTGTCGAAAGTTTCTGTTTTCCATTTTTGTCTCCCTGTTTCACAGAGACTTTGTTACGAGATGCCATGCACAGTGATCATGGAAACCTGAAACTTTTGAAGCGCGCGCTAACATCCACGTCTGGAAATAAAGGTTCGTCGACTGCGAGAAGTGGCGGAAGGAGTTCGGCACTGATGAGCTCGTCCGTACTTTCGAGTACCCcgagaaggccaaggtcTTCGAATACTACCCCCAGTACTACCACAAAACGGACAAGGTGCGTGACTTGAACAGACCGCTTTTTCTCCACCGCTAGACTGGTCGAGACGCTAACGATCGGAACCCCGAATAGGATGGCCGTCCTGTCTACATCGAGAAGTTGGGCAAGATTGACCTCAATGCCATGTACAAGATCACCACCGGCGAGCGCATGCTCCAGAACCTCGTGACCGAGTATGAGAAGCTTGCCGACCCCCGTCTGCCCGCCTGCTCCCGCAAGGCTGGTAAGCTGCTCGAGACTTGCTGCACCATCATGGACCTGAAGGGCGTCGGTATCACCAGCGTCCCTTCCGTTTACGGCTACGTCAAGCAGGCGTCTGCCATCTCCCAGAACTACTACCCCGAGCGTCTGGGCAAGCTTTACCTGATCAACGCCCCCTGGGGCTTCAGCAGCGTGTTCAGCGTGGTCAAGGGCTTCCTTGACCCGGTGACCGTGAACAAGATCCACGTTCTCGGCTCCAACTACAAGAAGGAGCTGCTGGCTCAGGTCCCCGCTGAGAACCTTCCTGTTGAGTTCGGCGGTACCTGCCAGTGTGCTGGAGGCTGCGAGCTTAGCGACATGGGCCCGTGGCAGGAGTCTGAGTGGGCCAAGACCCCCAAGTGGGCTGCCCCgaaggaggctgctgctgaggcttcTACTGAGGCTGCtgccgagaaggaggctgaggCTCAGGCCACCGCATAGAGGCTTTGTGTCATCCACCggttttgtttctttttcgttcTACATCTTGGATCAATATGGTAAAAGCTTCAGGCACTATCTTGCCGATCTATATcccttcttttgtttctagAACTGTTTTGCTAGGGAGAGGTACTCCGCGGGTGCCTGTCCACTTTTCTTTCATATTTCAAGATACGTGCTGGAAGGGTTGTTGAGAGTTGTTCTCGGGGATTCCGCGGTCCTATTGTTAtatgtttttgcttttggtcGTGCTTGTTTTCCTTTTGCAGTCAGATATCAAACACCATATGAGCGGCGCGAGGTGCTTTTTATAGATTTGGAGCCGGGGCAGTCAGTAATAGGGGACAGAAGATAAAAGTGTTACGTGGTCAGGATGCTCTAGGTAGAACCAGGGTATACACTCATATAGCGTTAGAGTGAACGTTGCAGAGCGTGTCCATCAGATCTTTCATTATTGTAAACACATTGTAAACCGATTGGTATCATCCCAAGAACCCTGCAAACGCCAACCCAAACCCGTAGCAGAGAAAATAAACAACGCAGTGGTAAGCAGACATGCCTAAACAACccctcatttcttcttctctcccttcttctccaccacctcgacAGCCCGCCCAGCCCTCTCGGCCTTCCCCAGCGTCGAAGAAAGCGCATTCCCATCCGTCCCATCACCACTCGTGTCCACAGATACCCCTTCACCCTGAAGCCGCAACAACGTCCGCAACGCATCCTCATAcacctccgccatctccCCACTCCGCCACCTCTCCGCCTCATTCTCCGTCCCCAGCGAGATCTCCAATTTCGCCCGCGACCTCGTCATCGGCCCCTTCCTTTGAGTCGCTGTCGTTGTGCTCGTGGCCCCCGCATCAGCCATCTCCGTATCCTGTCCCGTACtctgctcttcctcctcctccttcatctcctcctccccttccaaaTCCTCTaatttctcctcctcctcatcctccctcaacgccctcctcaacTGCTCCGCATACGCCTTCGCCGCCCGGCCCGGCGCATCCCGTCTCAACTGCGCCACCGTCGTCGTTAACGACTCCAATTGCGCATACAGCGATGTTACCCGCGATGCTAGTTTCCCGTCGTACGCTTCGTATTCCACTTGTTCTGTGGGGGCTGTGAAGGCTGCTGGGAAGGGCCATTCGGGCGATGTGGA of Aspergillus luchuensis IFO 4308 DNA, chromosome 7, nearly complete sequence contains these proteins:
- the SEC14 gene encoding SEC14 family lipid-binding protein (COG:I;~EggNog:ENOG410PG4Q;~InterPro:IPR011074,IPR036865,IPR036273,IPR001251;~PFAM:PF00650,PF03765) — encoded protein: MAAPSKYDDYDFPTTAPEDQPGHPGHTTPEQDAKVEQLRAELEQLGYTERLDTLTLLRFLRARKFDVAAAKTMFVDCEKWRKEFGTDELVRTFEYPEKAKVFEYYPQYYHKTDKDGRPVYIEKLGKIDLNAMYKITTGERMLQNLVTEYEKLADPRLPACSRKAGKLLETCCTIMDLKGVGITSVPSVYGYVKQASAISQNYYPERLGKLYLINAPWGFSSVFSVVKGFLDPVTVNKIHVLGSNYKKELLAQVPAENLPVEFGGTCQCAGGCELSDMGPWQESEWAKTPKWAAPKEAAAEASTEAAAEKEAEAQATA
- a CDS encoding uncharacterized protein (COG:S;~EggNog:ENOG410PSR7;~InterPro:IPR013950;~PFAM:PF08641;~go_component: GO:0000776 - kinetochore [Evidence IEA];~go_process: GO:0000070 - mitotic sister chromatid segregation [Evidence IEA]); amino-acid sequence: MSTDHHRKIELQSPADFTYLYANTVALSRAKLDLHLPPSANPNDGPDPMRERVRELVDEYINRTFNSASPSISINGLDSTSPEWPFPAAFTAPTEQVEYEAYDGKLASRVTSLYAQLESLTTTVAQLRRDAPGRAAKAYAEQLRRALREDEEEEKLEDLEGEEEMKEEEEEQSTGQDTEMADAGATSTTTATQRKGPMTRSRAKLEISLGTENEAERWRSGEMAEVYEDALRTLLRLQGEGVSVDTSGDGTDGNALSSTLGKAERAGRAVEVVEKKGEKKK
- a CDS encoding Ras GTPase activating protein IRA2 (COG:T;~EggNog:ENOG410QD7G;~InterPro:IPR001936,IPR000593,IPR023152,IPR008936;~PFAM:PF03836,PF00616;~go_function: GO:0005515 - protein binding [Evidence IEA];~go_process: GO:0007165 - signal transduction [Evidence IEA];~go_process: GO:0043087 - regulation of GTPase activity [Evidence IEA]), encoding MSVATMLQPASRASTSSSSSFQPVTRQNTMSSHDTRSLRQSKRLSVTALYMSMNAKDRDLDISDDLARAQIYLRELKAKISTQSKKNFVLEKDVRYLDSRIALLIQNRMALEEQNEVASHLDDAIDPQEGFFPNDERTQKYGNLLFLLQSEPRHIAHLCRLVSMSEIDSLLQTVMFTIYGNQYESREEHLLLTMFQSVLTYQFDNTPEYSSLLRQNTPVSRMMTTYTRRGPGQSYLKQVLANQINALIELRDVDLEINPLKVYETMVKQIEEEQGSLPESLQRSVTAEDAAANAQVQAIIEPRLKMLTDYANRFLNIIIESVEETPYGIRWICKQIRSLSRRKYPDAQDQTICTLIGGFFFLRFINPAIVTPRSYMLIESTPTEKPRRTLTLIAKMLQNLANKPSYAKEPYMAKLQPFIQQNKERVNKFMLDLCDVQDFYESLEMDNYVALSKRDLELQITLNEMYATHALLEKHSLALAQDQHSHLNEILQELGSAPPQVPRKENRTITVPLFSRWETSLDDLTAALDITQEEVFFMEAKSTFVQILRSLPPKHPAMRRPLRLYLIAESAATLKNDAVMVRKGIRTIELLDQLMKLGVIERADDFSLLRDEVEQELAYLGGLKENVLKETKKLEEVFATIRDHNAYLVGQLETYKSYLHNVRSQSEGKQRKQQKHQELGPYKFTHQQLEKEGVIRKSNVPENRRANIYFMFKSPLPGTFVISLHYKGTPWI